The Deinococcus puniceus genome segment AGATTCCTTACCGGGCCATTTTGCCCCAACAAGTGCGGAATGTGCTGGTGCCGGGGCGGGCGGCCAGCAGCTCCTTCGAGGCCCAGTCGGCCATCCGGGTGCAGCAGAATTGCCACACGATGGGCGAGGCGGCGGGCATCGCGGCGGCGTGGGCGGCGCGGGACTTTGGGGGCGACGTGCGGGCGGTAGATGTGGCGGCGCTGCAAACGGAAATGCGGACGCGGGGAGGGTTGGTGTGAAAAAAAATTGCGATGAGTCGCAGACGCATCCGAACGAAGTGAGTGGCAAAAAGTATGGACTTGCGGAGATGGACGAGCAACTACTGCTGTTCTGGGTAATCGAGAACCGGAGTAAGTTCATATGAGCAGAGCAACAGACCTGAAAACTCAACGGGCTTACCAGATTTTGCCGCAGGATGACCCTAGGTTCACGCCGCACATCGGCGCACTCGTGGACATGTTGCACTACGCCCGCCTGACCACCCTGCATGACGTGGCGGGCCTGACGGTAGCTCAACTGGACGCCATTCCCGCTGGCTTCGGGAACTCGGTGGGAATGCTGCTGGCGCATATCGCCGCCGTTCACCGCATCTATCACGGGCTGTCTTTTGAGGGCCGGGACATTTTTGAGGATGAAGCTTACGCGCCCTACCGCTTGGGGCTGGACTTGGGAGAGGCGGCCCGCGCACACATCCGGGGCCACGAATTGGGCCACTATCTGGCCGAACTGGAGGCGGCCTCGGCCCTGACTTTGGACGGCTTGGCGGCGCGAGACGATACGTGGTTGGCGTCCGATCTGGTACTAGGCGGCACTGTTCAGATGAACCACCACTGGGCTTGGTTCCATGTGATGGAAGATGAGGTGAACCACCGGGGCCAGATTCGGCTGATTCTGAACATCGTCGCGCCGAAGGTGAAGACAGCGGGTGGGGATGAAGGGGGACAGACTTGACGGGCACACTGCTCCTCATTCGCCATGCCAAAGCTGCTGGGCAAGCGCCGGACGCACCACTGACGCCAGAAGGGGTGGAGCAGGCAGCACGATTGGCTGAAAGCCTGTCTGGAAGCGGCATCACCCGCATTGTCAGCAGCCCTTGGGTGCGGGCGGTAGACACAGCGGGGCCACTGGCAGGGCGGCTGGGCCTCCCCGTGCAGACCGACGAGCGCCTGACCGAACGGGTGCTGAGCGGGCGCGATCTCGCTTCTTGGCAAACGGCTCTGAAGCTCAGCTTCCGCCTGCCTGTCCTGACCCTGCCCGGTGGCGAATCGGGTCACACTGCTCGCACCCGCATTCTGGCTGCGCTGGACGACGCCCGCGATCCGGCTGGAACGACTGCCGTCTTCTCACACGGTAATTTGCTGGCGCTCGCGCTGGGGCTGGATTTTGACGGCTGGGCGGGCCTGCGAACTCCGGATGTGTGGGTGTGGACTGCCAAATCCTCCGCACGCTGGGAACCCGTATGACCCGCGAGTTCTCCCCCACTGACCCGCACGCCGCGCCCCTGCATGGCCAGACGCCCTACCAGATCGAGCGCCGCGTGCTGGCGGGCGTTCCGTGCCTGATCGAACGGCCCGTAGAGGGGGTGGAGATTCGCGCCC includes the following:
- a CDS encoding DinB family protein, whose amino-acid sequence is MSRATDLKTQRAYQILPQDDPRFTPHIGALVDMLHYARLTTLHDVAGLTVAQLDAIPAGFGNSVGMLLAHIAAVHRIYHGLSFEGRDIFEDEAYAPYRLGLDLGEAARAHIRGHELGHYLAELEAASALTLDGLAARDDTWLASDLVLGGTVQMNHHWAWFHVMEDEVNHRGQIRLILNIVAPKVKTAGGDEGGQT
- a CDS encoding histidine phosphatase family protein, translating into MTGTLLLIRHAKAAGQAPDAPLTPEGVEQAARLAESLSGSGITRIVSSPWVRAVDTAGPLAGRLGLPVQTDERLTERVLSGRDLASWQTALKLSFRLPVLTLPGGESGHTARTRILAALDDARDPAGTTAVFSHGNLLALALGLDFDGWAGLRTPDVWVWTAKSSARWEPV